The following proteins are co-located in the Microplitis demolitor isolate Queensland-Clemson2020A chromosome 3, iyMicDemo2.1a, whole genome shotgun sequence genome:
- the LOC103574439 gene encoding uncharacterized protein LOC103574439, producing MKYVSLPIVKKINSCQQLKYFYNNKRKHSLQQVSNLKDEIKKKDIIGPPDEVSNLRTIIFAKSLNETKLEKKYREARETTQNWNTKFWFDHNLKFITCCTTWPTKPAIKFNQVN from the exons atgaaatatgtTAGTTTAccaatcgttaaaaaaataaatagttgtcaacaattgaaatatttttataataataagcgaAAACATTCATTG cagcAAGTGTCTAACCTTaaagatgaaattaaaaaaaaagatattatcGGACCACCAGATGAAGTTTCAAATTTACGAACGATTATTTTTGCTAAATCGCTAAATGAAACTaaattggagaaaaaataTCGTGAAGCACGAGAAACAACACAAAATtggaatacaaaattttggtttgaccataatttgaaattcataaca TGCTGTACAACTTGGCCGACTAAACCAGCCATAAAGTTTAACCAGGTTAATTAG
- the LOC106694285 gene encoding uncharacterized protein LOC106694285 codes for MNLNLSNENKFLKWVYTFYPCISLTTIVSNLTDAYTFALFIGIFLCMETRLKQKLKNTRHTWTQYCNDLIKIKSLNFDDCNTNKLAIELFDGKSQNKRDDFSNLSENISNNIKILPVEKFKIELDLYWQLQMLDNINEITRNVENTDDNYSKQLEIINQVKKIDNESIYHWNKLNENNICLYHNKSLVYNFKYPWNSVNNVESYDLEIGKFINYSNSKTIIFDKSTDTQLGKSNSIIKFKKPNAKKSISELNNNKNNRSLINKIKNNRIISSSPFEEDSLKKSI; via the exons atgaatttaaatttatctaatgaaaataaatttttaaaatgggTTTATACATTTTATCCATGTATTTCTCTTACAACTATCGTTTCCAATTTAACAGATGCTTATACGTTTGCTCTATttattggaatatttttatgtatggaaACAAgattaaaacagaaattaaaaaatacacgtCATACTTGGAC acaGTATtgtaatgatttaataaaaattaaatcattaaattttgatgattgtaatacaaataaattagcAATTGAATTATTCGACGGCAAATCACAAAACAAGAGAGATGACTTTAGtaatttatctgaaaatatatcaaataatattaaaattttaccagttgaaaaattcaaaattgaattGGATTTGTATTGGCAATTACAAATGCTGGACAATATCAATGAAATCACACGCAACGTTGAAAATactgatgataattattcaaaacaattggaaataataaatcaagttaaaaaaattgataatgaaagtATTTACCATTGGaataaattgaatgaaaataatatatgtttatatcataataaatctttagtatataattttaaatatccatGGAATTCTGTTAATAATGTTGAGTCTTATGATTTAGAAattggtaaatttataaattattcaaatagtaAAACTATAATATTTGACAAATCTACTGATACCCAATTAGGTAAATCAaattctataattaaatttaaaaaaccaaatgctaaaaaatcaatatcagaattaaataataataaaaataacagatcattaataaataaaataaaaaataatcgtatcatTAGTTCATCACCg TTTGAAGAAGATAGTTTGaagaaatcaatttaa
- the LOC103574438 gene encoding protein claret segregational, translated as MESRLPKPKFGVKKPINSTNATASSNSSLQVPKSSTTSMILLKDLGKSKTVIADDPPKVNKKENKPPVSQPPLARAKTMASMVRKNTIAQAEPMTTRAAVKRPGTSTNPIPPKRPAIRPLPKTGGINSGSSSMSNNAGVSGKSFKTAGVKAAPTKAVSKWDWKGRFEIVNSELLSLKGKNKELNKQRDELQSIVNEFQEKEDTCSQKIVDLEADNIKLNEELTLVKKDMNELTESNKKIESELKETKESLEKATSSLKEYRELCTKQSKTIDENSNKLKDLEVALESKTKTINELTERVKDLQSLCHEMDKDRRVLHNTIQEMKGNIRVFCRVRPRISKESSKTLCAINYIDESTLEIGRADGSDSMSCSGKIRGVKQEFSFDKVFPPTASQAAVFEELSMLVQSALEGYNVCVFAYGQTGSGKTYTMEGTNDRELEGMIPRTVRHIFDQMKEFELLGWEYKIEASFLEIYNEHIVDLLDFNQKTHDIRMADPKGNDLYVTNLQVEEIHSPEELHQCLRIAQQNRAVAATKSNERSSRSHSVARIRLIGTHAENEEMSIGNLNLVDLAGSERLKNEEAARTAETKNINKSLANLGNVILALLKKQDHIPYRNSKLTHLLMPSLGGNSKTLMLLNVSPLDDCYNETLNSLRFASNVNNCKLGNVKRSKTMLQNPNNSSNNNLQA; from the coding sequence atgGAGTCACGTTTACCCAAACCAAAATTTGGTGTAAAAAAGCCAATAAATAGTACAAATGCCACTGCGAGTTCAAATAGTTCATTACAAGTGCCAAAGTCAAGTACAACATCAATGATATTATTAAAAGATCTAGGTAAATCTAAGACTGTAATTGCTGATGATCCACcaaaagttaacaaaaaagaaaataaaccaCCAGTATCCCAACCACCATTAGCACGTGCTAAAACAATGGCTTCAATGGTACGTAAAAATACTATCGCTCAAGCTGAGCCAATGACTACAAGAGCAGCTGTGAAGAGACCTGGTACATCAACGAATCCTATACCTCCAAAACGACCAGCAATCAGGCCTTTGCCTAAAACTGGAGGTATAAATTCTGGATCATCATCAATGTCAAACAATGCTGGTGTGTCGGGTAAATCATTCAAAACAGCGGGAGTTAAAGCAGCTCCAACAAAAGCTGTTAGCAAATGGGATTGGAAAGGAAGATTTGAAATTGTTAATTCTGaattgttatcattaaaaggtaaaaataaagaattaaataaacaacgTGATGAATTGCAAAGTATTGTTAATGAATTTCAAGAAAAAGAGGATACATGTTCGCAAAAAATTGTTGACCTTGAAGcagataatattaaattgaatgaaGAATTGACGCTTGTGAAAAAAGACATGAATGAACTAAcggaaagtaataaaaaaattgaaagtgaaTTAAAGGAAACTAAGGAGTCGTTGGAAAAAGCAACATCTTCATTAAAAGAGTACCGTGAATTGTGTACAAAACAAAGTAAAACGATTGATGAAAATTCCAATAAATTGAAAGATCTGGAGGTTGCTTTAGAATCTAAAACAAAGACTATTAATGAACTTACTGAACGTGTTAAAGATTTACAAAGCTTGTGTCATGAGATGGATAAAGATCGACGTGTTCTTCACAATACTATTCAAGAAATGAAAGGTAATATACGTGTATTCTGTCGAGTACGTCCAAGAATTTCTAAAGAATCTTCTAAAACACTTTGTGCTATTAATTACATTGATGAAAGTACACTGGAAATTGGCCGAGCTGATGGTTCAGATTCGATGAGCTGTAGTGGAAAAATTCGTGGTGTCAAACAAGAATTTTCATTTGATAAAGTGTTTCCACCAACAGCTTCGCAAGCTGCTGTTTTTGAAGAGCTATCTATGCTCGTTCAATCAGCACTCGAGGGTTACAATGTTTGTGTTTTTGCTTACGGACAAACTGGATCAGGTAAAACTTATACAATGGAAGGTACCAATGATCGTGAGCTTGAAGGTATGATACCAAGAACAGTCAGACATATTTTTGATCAAATGAAAGAGTTTGAATTGCTCGGTTgggaatataaaatagaagCAAGCTTTCTTGAGATTTATAATGAACATATTGTTGATCTTTTGGATTTCAATCAAAAGACTCATGATATACGGATGGCTGATCCCAAAGGTAATGATTTATATGTAACTAATTTACAAGTTGAAGAAATTCATAGCCCGGAAGAGCTTCATCAGTGTTTGAGAATAGCCCAACAAAATCGTGCAGTTGCTGCAACTAAATCAAACGAACGATCATCGCGATCGCATTCTGTTGCGCGGATCAGATTAATTGGTACTCATGCTGAAAATGAAGAAATGTCTATTGGTAATCTTAATTTAGTCGATTTGGCGGGATCTGaacgattaaaaaatgaagaagcTGCTAGAACTGctgaaactaaaaatataaataaatcattggcTAATTTGGGTAATGTTATACTTGcattgttaaaaaaacaagACCATATTCCATATagaaattcaaaacttactCATTTACTTATGCCTTCACTCGGTGGTAATTCAAAGACTCTTATGTTGCTTAATGTATCACCGCTTGATGATTGTTACAATGAAACTTTGAATTCGTTAAGATTTGCTAGCAATGTCAACAATTGTAAGTTAGGCAATGTCAAACGATCTAAAACTATGTTACAAAATCCTAATAATTccagcaataataatttacaagcctaa
- the LOC103574437 gene encoding DDB1- and CUL4-associated factor 8: MDTNDNDLEANKNGNDKNKSTECCDNNKINENVSTTMELENKNDENSLVEGTVINNLSMDFDDTTIDKNNISCNNHNKIDERNECETENEPLEKKYKKSKNSNSNNINGSLVTNDNNLPDNSNNDNNLVDDMSNNTGDTSNKILSETKDNDKSLESPNVNKDEPSCSNVKITKPKSELKKRHYRKSSDNNEDLDSKSGKKARDSNSSSQELDSSVDDESHVLESENSKKSDHDKNSDSDDADNMISSVKDDDSDEWSTASEEEVGLEIPEVLTKAKPKPKWFMLPEMRSREIGNNRFFNRKFYGSLRTVQRLEIMHKLDEHEGCVNALNFNEDGSRLASGSDDLEVVIWDWAVGKKRGVFETGHSLNVFEVKWLPIDYESFIVTCARDGQIRLLDLNTGVNKKLASHREEARRLATHFDHPYNVLSVGDDGKILSIDIRAEKPTRLLTVKEDGSHTLLYTIHINPRDSNYFCVGGRSQKVKIFDRRRVLEPVHKLCPRNLSVDGQSAYVTSAVYNYNGTEIVTSYNDDDIYLFDTVSPNPTRDYAHKYEGHRNSATVKSVNFFGPKSEFIVSGSDCGNIFFWDKSTEAIVQWMPGDDQGVVNRLEPHPYVPILATSGLDSDVKIWAPSCELEPPMTNLDVCVKTNMKTRSDDTTREPDQFDSRMLAVFLRHISRYGRYSPASRARRLVHARSYDDNSDSSNNSSRSLDSDSHSDDDAMDGPQCTTS; this comes from the exons atggataCGAATGATAATGATTTAGAAGCGAACAAAAATggcaatgataaaaataaaagtactgaatgttgtgataataataaaataaatgaaaatgtatCAACAACTATggaacttgaaaataaaaacgatgAAAATTCTTTAGTTGAAGGGactgttattaataatttatcaatggACTTTGATGATAcaacaattgataaaaataatattagttgTAATAATCACAACAAAATTGATGAACGTAATGAGTGTGAAACAGAAAATGAacctttagaaaaaaaatataaaaaatccaaaaatagtAATTCTAATAATATCAATGGTTCATTAGTAACTAATGACAATAATCTACCAGATAATagtaacaatgataataatcttGTTGATG atatGTCAAATAATACTGGAGATacttctaataaaatattaagtgaaacaaaagataatgataaaagtCTTGAGTCCCCTAATGTCAATAAAGATGAGCCAAGTTGTAGTAATGTTAAAATCACAAAACCTAagtcagaattaaaaaaacgcCACTATAGAAAAAGTTCTGATAATAATGAAGATTTGGATTCAAAGTCTGGTAAAAAAGCACGTGACTCTAATTCGAGTTCACAAGAATTAGATTCCTCGGTTGATGATGAGTCACATGTTCTTGAatcagaaaattcaaaaaaaagtgaCCACGATAAAAATTCTGATTCTGATGATGCCGATAATATGATAAGTAGCGTAAAAg aTGATGATTCAGATGAATGGTCAACAGCTAGTGAAGAAGAAGTAGGTTTAGAAATACCTGAAGTATTGACTAAAGCAAAACCAAAACCAAAGTGGTTCATGTTACCAGAGATGAGAAGTCGTGAGATTGGTaacaatagattttttaatcgtaaattttatGGTTCTTTACGTACTGTACAGCGACTTGAAATAATGCACAAGTTAGATGAGCACGAG GGTTGTGTTAATGCATTAAACTTCAACGAAGATGGAAGTAGATTAGCTAGTGGTTCTGATGATTTAGAAGTTGTCATTTGGGACTGGGCAGTAGGAAAAAAACGTGGTGTTTTTGAAACTGGTCATAgtttaaatgtttttgaaGTTAAATGGTTACCAATTGATTATGAATCATTTATAGTAACTTGTGCACGCGATGGCCAAATTAGATTACTAGATTTAAATACAggtgtaaataaaaagttggCTAGTCATCGGGAGGAAGCAAGAAGACTTGCAACTCATTTTGATCATCCTTATAATGTTTTATCTGTTGGTGAtgatggaaaaatattatcaatagatATTCGTGCTGAAAAACCAACTCg aTTGTTAACGGTTAAAGAAGATGGATCTCATACTTTGCTTTATACTATTCATATAAATCCACgtgatagtaattatttttgtgtcGGTGGTCGATCCCAAAAGGTGAAAATATTTGACCGACGAAGAGTTCTTGAACCTGTTCACAAACTGTGCCCAAGAAATttg tcTGTAGATGGACAATCAGCGTACGTAACATCAGCAGTGTATAATTACAATGGAACCGAAATAGTTACTTCctataatgatgatgatatttatttatttgatactgTTTCGCCAAATCCAACGAGAGATTACGCTCATAAATACGAGGGTCATCGTAATAGTGCTACAGTTAAAagcgttaatttttttggaccAAAAAGTGAATTCATTGTATCCGGTTCTGATTGcggaaatattttcttttgggATAAAAGTACAGAAGCTATTGTTCAGTGGATGCCAGGAGATGACCAAGGAGTg GTTAATCGTTTAGAACCACATCCCTATGTACCAATCTTAGCTACAAGTGGTTTAGATAGTGATGTTAAAATTTGGGCTCCTTCTTGTGAACTTGAACCTCCAATGACTAATTTAGATGTT tGCGTTAAAACTAATATGAAAACACGTTCTGATGATACAACGCGTGAACCAGATCAATTTGACTCACGAATGCTTGCAGTTTTTCTGCGTCATATAAGTCGTTACGGCAGATATAGT ccTGCGTCACGTGCTCGAAGATTAGTACACGCTCGTTCATATGACGATAATTCTGATTCATCGAATAACTCAAGTAGATCATTAGACAGTGATAGTCACTCTGATGATGATGCTATGGATGGTCCTCAGTGTACAACctcgtaa
- the LOC103574436 gene encoding transmembrane protein 147, which produces MTLYHFGNCVALVYVPYHLTYKYSGLSEYGAFWKCIQAGGIYIFTQLVKMLALATFFPTADNVSQEGFDLFGEFLKYSIDLADLVGILIVLKGIPGKGHAKVLTAGIGWAGAEVLLTRFLLLWVGARGAEFDWKYIRKSLESNISLVQHISTATLVWLWSRHDLKKSLVPLVISMLLLTVYRPLILDLLTSLLLAGPWSSLLIKAVTTLSMGVVTLHIYAGFAHSIGIF; this is translated from the exons ATGACATTATATCACTTTGGTAATTGTGTAGCACTAGTCTATGTGCCATACCActtaacatataaatattctgGACt GTCAGAATATGGGGCGTTTTGGAAATGCATTCAAGCTGGtggtatttatatatttactcaaCTTGTAAAAATGTTAGCACTTGCTACATTTTTTCCTACTGCTGACAATGTTAGTCAAGAAGGTTTCGATCTTTTCGGG gaatttttgaaatactcaATAGACTTAGCCGATCTTGTAGGAATATTAATAGTCTTAAAAGGAATACCGGGCAAAGGACATGCTAAAGTTTTAACAGCAGGAATCGGTTGGGCTGGAGCAGAAGTACTTTTAACAAGATTTTTACTACTCTGGGTAGGAGCTCGGGGCGCTGAATTTGACTGGAAGTATATACGAAAGAGTTTAGAATCAAATATATCCCTTGTCCAACATATATCAACAGCAACGTTGGTCTGGTTATGGTCTCgacatgatttaaaaaaaagtttagtacCATTGGTTATTAGTATGCTGTTGTTGACTGTATACAGACCATTGATATTAGATTTATTAACGTCATTATTACTTGCTGGGCCTTGGTCTTCCCTACTCATCAAAGCTGTAACAACTCTTTCCATGGGTGTGGTTACACTTCATATCTATGCTGGATTTGCTCATTccattggaattttttaa